A genomic region of Rhodospirillales bacterium contains the following coding sequences:
- the pepN gene encoding aminopeptidase N, translated as MKTDTPQTIYLKDYQPPAYTAQHIDLDFVISDSRTLVAAKTRFQKNRDGDEKLVLSGEHMVLKSVALDGKLLEDGKDYVVDKESLTLLAKTFDSFELEVTTEINPAANTALEGLYKSRGTYCTQCEAEGFRRITYALDRPDVMQTFTVRIEAYKKDCPVLLSNGNLIEEGNVGDDRHFAVWHDPFPKPCYLFALVAGDLVHIEDTFTTAKGRDVVLRIYVREGDQDQCWHAMESLKHSMKWDEDVYGRIYEYDRFNIVAVSDFNMGAMENTSLNIFNTALVLAHPETATDSDFERVEGVIAHEYFHNWTGNRVTCRDWFQLSLKEGLTVFRDQEFSADMNSRDVQRIADVSMLRRLQFPEDAGPLAHPVRPDNYMEINNFYTVTVYEKGAEVIRMQHTLLGPETYRKATDLYFQRHDGQAVTCEHFVKCMSDASGRDMEQFFRWYTQAGTPEIKASGRYDKDARTYTLSLSQSLAPTPGQSSKKPMHIPVKVGLVGPNGDDMAEELLELTDSKQDFVFENISSQPVPSILRGFSAPVRLTTDINEAGLRFLMVNDNDGFNRWEAGQTYALRMLNRLIDAQEGGQEYNDAPEDFLDAYGALLDQAFAPDVDKALLSRSLALPDVAVIGQHRKEVDPGSIHRVREKVMAAIAKTYKDKLEKIYHDNRTAEPFENDFAAMAQRSLQNTALHYLNDPALAKRQYDQANNMTDRVAALNVLGDSHDPVRDQAFADFYERFKGYQLVMDKWFALQAAAVRPETIRDVRALKGHAAFTMTNPNRVRSLYAAFAMNNPVCFHDSSGSGYEFLTDAVVELNALNPQIAARLLTPFKEWRRYTPDRQEKMKACLERIASIPDITSDVYEIVTKSLE; from the coding sequence ATGAAAACCGATACGCCGCAGACGATTTACCTTAAAGACTACCAGCCTCCCGCGTACACCGCGCAGCATATTGATCTTGATTTTGTTATTTCCGACAGCCGGACGCTGGTGGCGGCAAAGACGCGCTTTCAGAAAAATCGTGACGGTGATGAAAAGCTGGTTTTAAGCGGCGAACACATGGTTTTGAAATCCGTGGCGCTGGACGGCAAGCTGCTGGAAGATGGCAAGGATTATGTTGTCGACAAGGAAAGCCTGACGCTGCTTGCCAAGACTTTTGACAGTTTTGAGCTGGAAGTAACAACCGAGATTAACCCGGCGGCGAATACGGCGCTGGAGGGGCTGTACAAGTCCCGCGGTACGTATTGTACGCAATGCGAGGCCGAAGGGTTTCGCCGGATTACCTATGCGCTCGACCGGCCGGATGTTATGCAGACCTTCACGGTGCGGATTGAGGCATACAAAAAAGATTGCCCGGTTTTGCTGTCGAACGGGAACCTGATAGAAGAAGGCAATGTTGGTGATGACCGGCATTTCGCCGTTTGGCACGATCCCTTCCCCAAGCCTTGTTACCTGTTTGCGCTGGTGGCCGGTGATCTGGTGCATATTGAGGACACGTTTACGACGGCCAAGGGGCGCGATGTTGTCCTGCGGATTTATGTGCGCGAAGGCGATCAGGACCAATGCTGGCATGCCATGGAATCCCTGAAGCATTCCATGAAGTGGGATGAGGATGTGTACGGGCGCATCTATGAGTATGATCGTTTCAACATTGTCGCGGTGAGCGACTTTAATATGGGCGCGATGGAGAACACATCGCTGAATATTTTCAATACGGCGCTTGTACTGGCCCATCCGGAAACGGCGACCGACAGTGATTTCGAACGGGTCGAAGGCGTGATTGCGCACGAATATTTCCACAACTGGACCGGTAACCGCGTGACTTGCCGGGACTGGTTCCAGCTGTCCCTGAAGGAAGGGCTGACCGTTTTCCGGGATCAAGAATTCAGCGCCGACATGAACTCGCGCGATGTGCAGCGGATTGCCGATGTTTCTATGCTGCGCCGCCTGCAGTTTCCCGAGGATGCCGGTCCTCTCGCCCACCCGGTGCGCCCGGACAATTATATGGAGATCAATAATTTCTATACCGTAACTGTCTACGAAAAAGGGGCGGAAGTGATCCGGATGCAGCATACGTTGCTGGGCCCTGAAACCTACCGCAAGGCAACCGACTTGTATTTCCAGCGTCACGACGGGCAAGCCGTAACCTGCGAGCACTTCGTCAAGTGCATGAGCGACGCTTCAGGCCGGGATATGGAACAGTTTTTCCGCTGGTATACGCAGGCCGGAACGCCGGAGATTAAGGCATCGGGCCGTTACGACAAGGACGCGCGGACCTATACGCTGAGCCTGTCTCAATCGCTGGCTCCGACCCCCGGTCAGTCGTCGAAAAAGCCGATGCATATCCCGGTCAAAGTCGGTCTGGTCGGACCGAATGGCGATGATATGGCCGAAGAATTGCTGGAGCTGACGGACAGCAAGCAGGATTTTGTTTTTGAAAACATATCTTCCCAGCCTGTACCGTCGATCCTGCGCGGTTTCTCGGCGCCGGTGCGGCTGACGACCGATATCAATGAAGCCGGTTTGCGGTTCCTGATGGTCAATGATAATGACGGCTTTAACCGCTGGGAGGCCGGACAGACTTATGCGCTGCGGATGTTAAACCGCTTGATTGATGCGCAGGAAGGCGGGCAGGAATATAATGATGCCCCGGAAGATTTTCTGGATGCTTATGGCGCTCTGCTCGATCAGGCCTTTGCGCCGGATGTCGATAAGGCGCTGTTATCCCGTTCGCTGGCGTTGCCAGACGTTGCGGTTATCGGTCAGCACCGGAAGGAAGTCGACCCCGGCAGCATTCACCGTGTGCGTGAAAAAGTCATGGCAGCCATTGCCAAGACGTATAAAGACAAGCTTGAGAAAATCTATCACGACAACCGCACGGCGGAGCCGTTTGAAAATGATTTTGCGGCTATGGCGCAGCGTAGCCTTCAGAATACCGCCCTGCACTATCTGAACGATCCGGCGTTGGCAAAACGGCAATACGATCAGGCCAATAACATGACGGACCGGGTGGCGGCGCTCAATGTTCTGGGCGATAGTCACGATCCGGTGCGGGATCAGGCTTTTGCCGATTTTTATGAGCGATTCAAAGGGTATCAGTTGGTGATGGATAAATGGTTTGCTTTGCAGGCGGCGGCCGTGCGGCCGGAAACTATCCGTGATGTAAGGGCGCTCAAGGGACATGCTGCCTTTACCATGACCAACCCGAACCGGGTGCGTTCGCTTTATGCCGCTTTTGCCATGAATAACCCGGTTTGTTTCCACGACAGCAGCGGTTCAGGCTATGAATTCCTGACCGATGCGGTGGTGGAGCTGAATGCGCTTAACCCGCAGATTGCGGCGCGGCTTTTGACCCCGTTTAAAGAGTGGCGGCGCTATACCCCGGACAGGCAAGAAAAAATGAAAGCTTGCCTGGAGCGCATTGCCAGCATTCCGGATATTACATCAGACGTCTACGAGATTGTTACGAAATCGCTAGAATAG
- a CDS encoding winged helix-turn-helix transcriptional regulator — protein MSDSIRLHAIFAALGHETRLALVDHMVNGDGERKTVNELADLCGISPPETSRSLKKLWEAGIVDRKRMAVPGKKGMVVLYSLSGETLQNSLCDVAHLFRLTPCASRA, from the coding sequence ATGTCTGACTCAATTCGGTTGCACGCTATATTTGCCGCGCTTGGCCATGAGACACGGCTGGCGCTCGTGGATCACATGGTGAATGGTGATGGGGAAAGAAAAACCGTAAACGAGCTTGCCGATCTTTGTGGGATCAGTCCGCCCGAAACATCTCGCTCCCTGAAAAAACTATGGGAAGCCGGAATCGTTGACCGCAAGAGAATGGCTGTGCCGGGAAAAAAAGGGATGGTTGTGCTTTATAGCTTGTCAGGCGAGACTCTTCAAAATTCTCTTTGTGATGTTGCACATTTATTTCGGCTGACGCCCTGTGCTTCCCGCGCTTGA
- the rplU gene encoding 50S ribosomal protein L21, translated as MFAVIRTGGKQYKVAKDDKFNVEKLDAKEGASVDLDVLYAEGGKKATVKAKIIEHGRGPKVTIFKKKRRQNYRRTKGHRQDLTLIQITDVKAA; from the coding sequence ATGTTTGCAGTTATTCGCACAGGCGGGAAACAATATAAAGTCGCTAAAGACGACAAGTTTAATGTTGAAAAACTGGACGCCAAAGAAGGCGCTTCGGTTGATCTTGACGTTCTTTATGCCGAAGGTGGCAAAAAAGCGACCGTGAAAGCCAAGATTATTGAGCATGGCCGCGGCCCGAAAGTGACGATTTTCAAAAAGAAACGCCGTCAGAATTACCGTCGTACAAAAGGACACCGTCAAGATCTGACCTTGATCCAGATCACGGACGTCAAAGCGGCCTAA
- a CDS encoding dTMP kinase has product MSGGLFITLEGGEGSGKSTQIRLLKERLEARGHEVVTTREPGGTPEAEKIRNLLVQRDGGHWTPMAEVLLFFTARTMHVEDLIKPALAAGKIVISDRFTDSTRAYQSAGHGLPPEKIEAVNDLAINGFSPNLTFILDIEPRAGLARSLKQNAVGGTETEDRFEKLDISFHENLRREYLNIATREPERCKVIDATRTIDEIAGALESAVTDKLNAF; this is encoded by the coding sequence ATGTCCGGCGGCCTGTTCATCACCCTCGAAGGCGGGGAGGGCAGCGGCAAAAGCACACAAATCAGGCTTTTGAAAGAGCGGCTGGAAGCACGCGGGCATGAAGTCGTCACAACGCGCGAACCCGGCGGCACCCCCGAAGCCGAAAAAATCCGCAACCTTCTTGTTCAGCGCGACGGCGGCCACTGGACGCCGATGGCTGAAGTCCTGCTGTTTTTCACCGCCCGCACCATGCATGTCGAAGATTTAATTAAACCGGCGCTGGCCGCCGGAAAAATTGTCATTTCCGACCGTTTCACCGACTCGACCCGCGCCTATCAGAGCGCCGGACACGGCTTACCGCCTGAGAAAATCGAAGCCGTCAACGATCTGGCCATCAACGGTTTTTCGCCGAACCTGACGTTCATCCTCGATATCGAGCCTCGCGCCGGACTGGCCCGGTCCCTGAAACAAAACGCCGTTGGTGGCACGGAAACCGAAGACCGCTTTGAAAAACTGGATATCTCGTTTCATGAAAACCTGCGCCGCGAATATTTGAATATTGCCACCCGCGAACCGGAGCGCTGCAAAGTGATCGACGCAACCCGAACGATTGATGAAATCGCCGGTGCTCTGGAATCAGCCGTTACGGATAAACTGAATGCTTTTTGA
- a CDS encoding rhodanese-like domain-containing protein — protein sequence MEIITPQQAQEWIEAGKAVLFDVREDDEFRGEHIAGAVSEPLSRFRPEHVAELAGDKKIILQCLSGKRSQMACQQFLALTGKKPYRFQGCLTGWKQAGLPTEKAG from the coding sequence ATGGAGATCATCACGCCGCAACAGGCACAAGAATGGATCGAAGCCGGGAAGGCGGTCTTGTTTGATGTCCGCGAAGACGATGAATTCCGGGGAGAACACATTGCCGGTGCCGTATCCGAACCATTATCCCGTTTTCGCCCCGAACATGTGGCGGAGCTGGCCGGGGACAAAAAAATCATCCTGCAATGCCTGAGCGGCAAACGCTCGCAAATGGCCTGTCAGCAATTTTTAGCACTGACCGGCAAAAAACCATACCGGTTCCAGGGATGCCTGACCGGTTGGAAACAGGCCGGATTGCCTACGGAAAAAGCGGGATAA
- a CDS encoding DNA polymerase III subunit delta', whose product MLFDEFEDEDNFGDAPVTEAGDGLVPPREMTSCTGQENIESFVLAMAQSQRMPHALIFAGPEGVGKATMAFRLARYLFKHGNTEDDSGGLFGEALPAEKPENLSVPSADPVFRQVASGGHPDLMTVERETDEKTGKVKSGVSVDSVRKVAPFMRMTASQGGWRIVIIDDADTMNRNAQNALLKILEEPPEQALLILITHRIGALIPTIRSRCRVVNIPPLSRADFAALIRKEHPSMPADDIDTLYAIAQGSAGQGLKIAEEGGLEMLDTVLSLMDNTGQPDWSAIHKLADKLARPGAESSYRAFCDVMLWTNESLLKATACQSELPAGIARLEALKIQYSLEDWIKICETLRDHFETFTRANLDKRQAVLGAFGIYQDRKAA is encoded by the coding sequence ATGCTTTTTGACGAATTCGAAGACGAAGACAACTTTGGCGACGCGCCGGTAACGGAAGCCGGTGATGGTCTGGTGCCACCGCGGGAAATGACATCCTGTACCGGCCAGGAAAACATCGAATCCTTCGTGCTGGCCATGGCACAAAGCCAGCGCATGCCCCACGCCCTGATTTTTGCCGGGCCGGAAGGCGTCGGAAAAGCAACCATGGCTTTCCGGCTGGCGCGGTACCTGTTCAAGCACGGAAACACTGAAGATGATAGCGGCGGATTATTTGGCGAGGCCTTGCCCGCCGAAAAACCTGAAAACCTGTCGGTTCCTTCTGCAGATCCGGTCTTCCGGCAAGTGGCGTCCGGTGGACATCCCGACCTGATGACCGTAGAGCGCGAAACCGACGAAAAAACCGGCAAGGTCAAAAGCGGCGTATCCGTCGATTCCGTACGCAAAGTTGCCCCCTTTATGCGCATGACAGCCTCGCAGGGCGGTTGGCGGATTGTCATCATCGACGATGCCGACACCATGAACCGCAACGCCCAGAATGCGCTGCTTAAAATTCTCGAAGAACCGCCGGAACAGGCTTTACTGATCCTGATTACGCACCGGATCGGGGCGCTGATCCCGACGATCCGCTCACGCTGCCGCGTTGTAAACATCCCGCCGCTGAGCCGTGCTGACTTTGCCGCGCTGATCCGCAAAGAGCATCCCTCCATGCCCGCGGACGATATCGACACCCTGTACGCCATCGCGCAAGGAAGCGCCGGGCAGGGGCTTAAAATCGCGGAGGAGGGCGGCCTGGAAATGCTCGACACCGTTCTGTCCCTAATGGATAACACGGGACAGCCCGACTGGAGCGCCATCCATAAACTCGCCGACAAGCTCGCACGCCCCGGCGCCGAAAGCAGCTACCGCGCCTTTTGCGATGTTATGCTGTGGACCAATGAAAGTCTTTTAAAAGCCACCGCCTGCCAGAGTGAATTGCCGGCAGGGATCGCCCGGCTGGAAGCTCTCAAAATCCAGTATTCTCTTGAAGACTGGATCAAAATCTGCGAAACCCTCAGGGACCATTTTGAAACCTTTACCCGCGCCAACCTTGATAAACGGCAAGCCGTTCTGGGCGCGTTTGGAATATACCAAGACAGGAAAGCCGCCTAA
- a CDS encoding lytic murein transglycosylase, translated as MYGENNLLTNNFKYVAQVIVFYLLFTISSPVYAGEFDQWLQTLRAEAVQQGVSEQTLNAALKDIAPIPRVIELDRKQPESKMTFAQYRTRIVDPVRIEKGRKLRRQYADELAAVEKKYGVAPEYVVALWGIETNFGTNTGGFDVVPALATLAWDGRRGEFFRKELLLALKIIDNGHIAAGDMKGSWAGAMGQNQFMPSSFMSFAVDGNNDGRKDIWGTKADVFASTANYLSRSGWQAGYRWGREVKLPTGFPESLTGLEVKKSLSDWQKQDVTLPNGKPIPIAAGIKASIVTPDGVGGPAFLAYDNFRTIMKWNRSTYFATSVGLLADAIAQ; from the coding sequence ATTTATGGAGAAAACAACTTGCTAACAAATAACTTTAAATACGTTGCGCAAGTAATTGTATTTTATTTATTATTTACAATTTCATCACCGGTGTATGCCGGTGAATTCGATCAATGGCTGCAGACCCTCCGGGCCGAAGCAGTTCAACAAGGCGTTTCAGAACAAACCCTGAATGCCGCCCTGAAGGACATCGCCCCGATCCCGCGCGTTATCGAGCTTGACCGCAAACAACCCGAAAGCAAAATGACCTTTGCACAGTACCGCACCCGGATCGTTGATCCGGTCCGGATTGAAAAAGGCCGCAAACTCCGCCGCCAGTACGCCGATGAACTGGCCGCGGTGGAAAAAAAGTACGGCGTAGCCCCCGAATATGTTGTAGCGCTATGGGGCATTGAAACCAACTTTGGCACCAACACCGGCGGCTTTGATGTTGTTCCGGCACTCGCGACGCTGGCATGGGACGGGCGGCGCGGTGAATTTTTCCGCAAAGAACTGCTGCTCGCCCTGAAGATCATTGATAACGGACATATCGCCGCCGGTGACATGAAAGGATCATGGGCGGGCGCCATGGGACAAAATCAGTTTATGCCTTCCAGCTTCATGAGCTTTGCCGTCGATGGCAATAATGACGGCCGCAAGGACATATGGGGTACAAAAGCCGATGTTTTTGCTTCGACAGCCAATTACCTGTCCCGCAGCGGCTGGCAGGCCGGATATCGCTGGGGCAGGGAGGTTAAACTTCCCACCGGATTCCCAGAATCCCTGACAGGATTGGAAGTCAAAAAGAGCCTGTCGGACTGGCAAAAACAGGACGTAACCCTGCCAAATGGAAAGCCTATACCAATAGCCGCCGGAATCAAGGCCTCCATTGTCACGCCGGACGGCGTTGGCGGCCCGGCCTTTCTGGCTTACGATAATTTCCGAACCATCATGAAATGGAACCGTTCCACCTATTTTGCAACATCCGTGGGGTTACTGGCCGATGCTATCGCACAATAA
- a CDS encoding D-alanyl-D-alanine carboxypeptidase, with amino-acid sequence MGKIMKRLIYRLFVLALFLAPVTASQAATPMTTSAKQAIVIDYDTGMVLFEKDADTQMPTSSMSKVMTIYAVFDALKDGKISLDDTLRVSEKAWRKGGSKMFVEVGKNVKIEDLIRGVLIQSGNDATIVLAEGLAGTEEAFAEGLTAKARQLGMAHSHFMNASGWPDPHHYSTARDLATLSAAIIRDFPDYYHYFAEQEFTYNNIKQRNRNPLLYRDIGADGVKTGHTEIGGYGLMGAGVYNGRRVIIVVNGLPDEKARAQEGARLLEWGMKSFENVELFKAGETVENASVVMGKSDKVALTLAQDLKATVPSSVKNDLKVDVVYESPLEAPIAKGDKVAVLRVAVPRGETLEIPLLASQDVPRLGLVAGTLAKIKLSVFGHKEDEK; translated from the coding sequence ATTGGAAAGATAATGAAACGACTGATTTACCGCCTTTTCGTACTAGCCCTTTTTCTGGCGCCCGTGACAGCATCACAGGCCGCAACCCCCATGACGACCAGCGCCAAACAAGCCATCGTCATCGATTACGATACCGGGATGGTTTTGTTTGAAAAGGACGCCGATACGCAAATGCCGACATCGTCGATGAGCAAGGTTATGACGATTTATGCGGTATTTGATGCCCTGAAAGATGGGAAAATATCTCTCGACGACACCTTACGCGTCAGTGAAAAAGCCTGGCGCAAGGGCGGCTCCAAGATGTTTGTCGAAGTTGGCAAAAACGTCAAAATCGAGGATCTGATCCGCGGCGTGCTGATCCAGTCGGGTAACGATGCCACAATCGTTCTGGCCGAAGGTCTGGCCGGTACCGAAGAAGCTTTTGCCGAGGGACTGACCGCCAAAGCCCGGCAACTGGGCATGGCACATTCCCATTTCATGAATGCCAGCGGCTGGCCCGACCCCCATCATTATTCAACCGCCCGCGATCTGGCCACATTGTCCGCCGCAATCATCCGTGATTTTCCGGATTACTACCATTATTTTGCAGAACAGGAATTCACCTATAACAACATCAAACAGCGCAACCGCAACCCGTTGCTTTACCGTGATATCGGTGCCGACGGCGTTAAAACCGGCCACACCGAGATCGGGGGATACGGCCTGATGGGCGCCGGTGTTTATAATGGACGGCGGGTTATTATCGTCGTCAACGGCCTGCCGGATGAAAAGGCCCGCGCACAGGAAGGCGCCAGACTTCTGGAATGGGGCATGAAAAGCTTTGAAAACGTAGAACTGTTCAAAGCCGGTGAAACCGTCGAAAACGCTTCCGTTGTGATGGGCAAGTCCGACAAGGTAGCCCTCACCCTCGCGCAGGATTTAAAGGCCACCGTTCCCTCCAGTGTCAAAAATGACCTGAAAGTCGATGTCGTTTATGAATCGCCGCTGGAAGCGCCGATTGCCAAAGGCGATAAAGTCGCCGTACTGCGCGTGGCCGTGCCGCGGGGAGAAACGCTGGAAATTCCGCTGCTGGCCTCACAGGACGTTCCACGTCTGGGGCTTGTTGCCGGAACGCTGGCCAAAATAAAACTGTCTGTTTTCGGACATAAAGAGGACGAAAAATAA
- a CDS encoding septal ring lytic transglycosylase RlpA family protein yields the protein MLSHNNIRSLFFLFASVLLISGCSEIQFASHVAKSINPPPKSQGTFKVGSPYKIDGKMYYPTESYTLVETGIASWYGPQFHGKQTANGEIFDMNELTAAHRTLQMPSLVRVTNLENGRSLIVRVNDRGPYARGRIIDLSKRAADLLGFKNKGTAKVRLQVLREESMKIAQAAKSGRDTSGFEIAANKKGYLATPEPTPATASQPPATYQTAAVTPETGKTAGLQGVQKEPLQSVIPGHTRNGQFYPDPVITEEAVTPSNIYVQAGSFSVHDNAVNLRNSLEPVGRAGVYPVEINGQHFYRVRLGPVSSVDQADELLARLVNTGHQDAIIVVE from the coding sequence ATGCTATCGCACAATAATATTCGATCCTTGTTTTTCCTGTTTGCTTCCGTGCTCCTGATATCCGGCTGCTCGGAAATCCAGTTTGCCTCTCATGTCGCCAAAAGTATCAACCCGCCGCCCAAAAGCCAGGGAACCTTCAAGGTCGGATCGCCTTACAAAATTGATGGCAAAATGTACTACCCCACAGAAAGCTACACATTGGTGGAAACCGGGATTGCCTCATGGTACGGTCCGCAATTCCACGGCAAACAGACTGCCAATGGCGAAATTTTTGATATGAATGAGCTCACGGCTGCGCACCGGACACTGCAAATGCCCTCTCTGGTGCGGGTAACCAACCTTGAAAACGGCCGTTCCCTCATCGTCCGGGTCAATGACCGCGGCCCTTACGCACGGGGCCGGATTATCGACCTCTCCAAACGGGCGGCTGATCTTTTGGGCTTTAAAAACAAGGGTACAGCCAAAGTCCGCCTTCAGGTATTGCGCGAGGAAAGCATGAAAATCGCGCAGGCCGCCAAATCCGGCAGGGATACAAGCGGCTTTGAAATTGCCGCCAATAAAAAAGGCTATCTGGCAACACCGGAACCGACACCTGCGACCGCATCACAGCCACCGGCAACATACCAGACCGCCGCCGTCACGCCGGAAACCGGAAAAACCGCCGGGCTGCAAGGCGTCCAGAAAGAACCGCTGCAAAGCGTTATTCCCGGTCACACGCGTAACGGTCAGTTTTATCCCGACCCGGTCATCACCGAGGAAGCCGTCACCCCCAGCAACATTTATGTGCAGGCAGGCTCGTTCAGTGTTCACGATAATGCCGTCAACCTCCGGAATAGTCTGGAGCCGGTTGGGCGCGCCGGTGTCTATCCTGTTGAAATCAACGGCCAGCATTTTTACCGCGTCCGGCTGGGACCGGTCAGCTCGGTCGATCAGGCCGACGAGCTTTTGGCCCGTCTCGTCAACACCGGTCATCAGGATGCGATCATAGTGGTTGAATAA
- a CDS encoding sugar transferase: protein MKAKRAFDIVGSLVGIVVAAIPVTAAAVSLAVVNRGSPFFVQERVGLNRKPFKILKLKSLKDVYNAKGELLPVEQRVSKVGTWLRRTKIDEIPQFINVLKGDMSLVGPRPSIDPHQPFGDQLSLDEKRHKVLPGMTGLAQIHGLNLLSNEEVLRLDYQYVDSHSVMGDVMICLKTPFCIVAQRKAPHYSNKSSCFDSGASYPSQKFMP, encoded by the coding sequence ATGAAAGCGAAACGAGCATTTGATATTGTAGGCTCTCTCGTCGGAATAGTTGTTGCCGCTATTCCTGTCACTGCTGCGGCTGTATCGTTAGCTGTTGTTAATCGCGGCTCCCCTTTTTTTGTTCAGGAACGTGTGGGGCTAAATAGAAAGCCCTTTAAAATTCTCAAACTGAAATCTCTCAAAGATGTGTACAATGCGAAAGGTGAGCTGTTGCCTGTTGAGCAGAGGGTGTCCAAGGTTGGGACGTGGCTGCGGAGAACAAAGATTGACGAGATTCCACAATTCATAAATGTACTAAAAGGCGATATGAGTTTGGTTGGGCCACGGCCAAGCATTGATCCCCATCAACCTTTTGGTGATCAATTATCTCTTGATGAAAAAAGGCATAAAGTTTTGCCCGGCATGACGGGGCTGGCACAAATTCACGGTCTCAATTTATTATCTAATGAGGAGGTGCTCAGGCTGGACTATCAATATGTTGACAGTCATTCCGTCATGGGTGATGTGATGATTTGTTTGAAAACACCTTTTTGTATCGTAGCTCAACGAAAAGCTCCTCATTATAGTAATAAGTCTTCGTGCTTTGATTCCGGTGCTTCCTATCCTTCCCAGAAATTTATGCCGTAA
- the obgE gene encoding GTPase ObgE, which produces MKFLDQAKIYLQSGNGGPGCVSFRREKYIERGGPDGGNGGKGGDIVFECVDTLNTLIDFRYQQHFRARPGEGGAGRNKTGAGGEDCLIKVPVGTQILDEDKETVLLDMMEPGEQLVFLRGGDGGFGNTHYKSATNQAPRKALPGWPGEERAVWLRLKLIADVGLVGLPNAGKSTFLAACTRAHPKIADYPFTTLHPNLGVVRIEGGREFVLADIPGLIEGAHEGHGLGDRFLGHVERTSVLLHVIDSTQDDVVGAYNVIRNELAEYGAGLDEKPEIIALNKCDAMGPELSADQAQILEKATGKNIYKISGISGEGVKDVLFALNKVIQDNKISEYESETSI; this is translated from the coding sequence ATGAAGTTTCTCGATCAGGCAAAGATTTATCTGCAGAGTGGTAACGGTGGTCCGGGCTGTGTCTCGTTCCGGCGCGAGAAGTATATTGAGCGCGGCGGGCCGGACGGTGGTAACGGCGGCAAGGGCGGCGATATTGTCTTTGAATGTGTCGATACGCTTAATACCCTGATTGATTTTCGCTATCAGCAGCATTTTCGTGCCCGTCCCGGCGAAGGCGGAGCCGGACGGAATAAAACCGGTGCCGGCGGCGAGGACTGTCTTATCAAAGTGCCTGTAGGCACCCAGATTCTCGATGAGGATAAGGAAACCGTCTTGCTTGATATGATGGAACCGGGCGAACAACTTGTGTTCCTGCGCGGTGGGGATGGCGGTTTTGGCAATACGCATTATAAAAGTGCGACCAATCAGGCGCCGCGGAAGGCCCTGCCCGGCTGGCCGGGCGAGGAACGTGCGGTGTGGCTACGGCTGAAACTGATTGCCGATGTCGGTCTGGTGGGGCTTCCCAATGCCGGGAAATCTACTTTTTTGGCGGCCTGTACGCGGGCGCACCCGAAAATTGCCGATTATCCGTTTACGACGCTGCATCCTAACCTGGGCGTTGTCCGTATTGAAGGCGGGCGTGAATTCGTGCTGGCCGATATTCCGGGGCTGATCGAAGGGGCGCATGAGGGCCATGGTCTGGGTGATCGTTTTCTCGGCCATGTCGAGCGGACGAGTGTTCTCCTGCACGTGATCGACAGCACGCAGGACGATGTTGTCGGGGCGTACAATGTTATTCGCAATGAGCTGGCCGAATATGGCGCCGGGCTGGATGAAAAGCCGGAGATTATCGCGTTGAACAAATGTGATGCAATGGGTCCGGAATTATCCGCCGATCAGGCGCAAATCCTCGAAAAAGCGACCGGGAAAAATATCTATAAGATTTCCGGCATCTCCGGCGAGGGAGTGAAAGATGTTCTGTTTGCGTTGAACAAGGTTATTCAAGACAATAAAATAAGTGAGTATGAAAGCGAAACGAGCATTTGA
- the rpmA gene encoding 50S ribosomal protein L27, with product MAHKKAGGSSRNGRDTAGRRLGVKIYGGSFANAGNIIIRQRGTKFHPGHNVGMGKDHTIFALVEGNVTFSMGRNGRTTVNIVPAANDTMAQAAE from the coding sequence ATGGCACATAAAAAAGCAGGTGGTAGTTCCCGTAACGGTCGCGATACAGCGGGCCGTCGTTTGGGCGTAAAGATTTACGGCGGTTCTTTCGCGAATGCCGGTAACATCATTATTCGCCAGCGTGGGACGAAATTCCACCCCGGCCACAATGTTGGTATGGGCAAAGACCACACGATTTTTGCATTGGTGGAAGGTAATGTGACTTTTTCCATGGGGCGCAATGGCCGTACAACGGTTAACATTGTTCCGGCAGCCAATGATACGATGGCGCAAGCCGCCGAATAG